GTGCTGGTTTTCAAGGTGAGCTCCGAGTTAATCGCTTTGGCAAGAAATGAACTTCACTTTCCCTCATCAAATATTCTATGATTATTGTTTTATCAATAATTCAGGTTTTACACATCAAATCGATACACTATTTGTGACACCACATTTTCTATGCTTAATCGAAATTAAAAATATTTTAGGAAAACTTGATTTTGATGATGTAAAGAGACAATGTATTCGTACAACTTCGGATGGAAAAATAGACAGTTTAATCTATCCAGTAGATCAACTATTTCGGCATCAAAGCTATTTCCAAATATTATTAAAGCAACTAAATATAGAGCTCCCAATTGTGAAGGTGATCGTAATTGCAAATCCTTCTACCATAATTGGTCAATTAAGCACAGAATGTCCAATTATGCATAGTGTGGGTTTACCTTATTTCTTATGGCAACAGCTACAGCATTTTGGTCAACGATCATTAGAAAAGAGTGATTTTCAGAGATTGCTTAAGCACTCAAAATC
This genomic stretch from Lysinibacillus pakistanensis harbors:
- a CDS encoding nuclease-related domain-containing protein, whose protein sequence is MNFTFPHQIFYDYCFINNSGFTHQIDTLFVTPHFLCLIEIKNILGKLDFDDVKRQCIRTTSDGKIDSLIYPVDQLFRHQSYFQILLKQLNIELPIVKVIVIANPSTIIGQLSTECPIMHSVGLPYFLWQQLQHFGQRSLEKSDFQRLLKHSKSIRQDKLWEQKLMEDEWRSGVLCPKCAYEKSMFYRHGSWLCRSCGVENNEAFLQALQDYRLLRESYVSTTTLCQEFNIPSKYIAYRIIKALKFEKIGNNRYSHYKISEY